The Vicinamibacterales bacterium genomic interval TTCGGGTCGTTATCCCCCACTCTGAGGCAGGTCACCCACGTGTTACTCACCCGTTTGCCACTCTACTCACCCTTGCGGGCTTTCGCGTTCGACTTGCATGTGTTAGGCACGCCGCCAGCGTTGATTCTGAGCCAGGATCAAACTCTCATGTTAAAGGCGTCGCCGCACCCCAGCACCGAAGCGCCGAGATGGGCAAACATTTAACGCGAGTAGCCGTTGATTTATTGGCTCGCTCTACGTTGTTCAGTTCGTCAAGTAATAGGTGGTTCACAGCTCGCCTCAGGACCAGAACTGACGGTCCATCAACGACTTGCGCTGCGCCACCCGCTGATACTCGACGGGTTGTGCTTGCACGTTCTATCTAGTTTTCAAAGAACCGGTCTTGCTTGCTCCCCCTGTCCACTTTTCGGTGTTTGGGGGAACCTTCGAATCTTACTAAAGCCTTCGAGGCTTGTCAAGCCCCGCCTTCTCACTTCGCAATTTCCGTTCGAAATCCTGGCCGCCGTGCGCGTTCTCTGTCAGGAGAAGCCGAGGTGGTCGAATCGAGAAGGCTTGCCGTAGAAGATGTCCGGCGGACCGCGCCGAACCCACACAATATACCTCCCGACCCCAGCCCTGTCAAGCGCACCCGGCACCCACCGCGCGCCCGCTCCGGCACCTTAACGGACGAGCGCAGTCTCGATCCGCTCGCCGAGGAGAAATCGCGCCCGATCCCGCACGTCGAACACCCGCACCCGTACGGCCGCTTCGATCACCGCCGTCGGCGGCCACTCGAGCGCGCCGAAACGCTCGCCGAGGAAACGCTCACGGAACCGCGGCTCTTCGCCATCCTCGAGCGCCAGAAACACGAGCCGCCCGCGCCGCTCCAGCCGCGCGATCGTCCCGTCGAGATCATGCGCGCCAATGGCGTCCCAGGCGATCGTGTCGCGCCCGCCGTGCACGCGCACGCTCCCGCTCTGCTGCACCGCGATGACGACGGCAGCGCTCGGTAGCGCACGGGCTGCGAACTCGCCGGTGAGACGAAATCGCGCTTCGAGCCGCGGCAATTGGGTGACGTGCCGCGCCACCCCGACCCGCACGAACGCGATCGCCAGCGCACCGCACAGGATGGGGGCGGCCATGCCGGCCACTCGCGCAGGCAGCGCCCGCGCCGTCGCGCGCAGCGTGGCGACGCTCAGCGCCAGCAGCATCGGCAGCGCCGGCAGCAGAAACCGGATGTACCACCAGTCATCGAAGACCGTGTAGGCGAGATACGTCGCGACGAGCAGCCCCGCGGCCGCGAGGGAAATCCACGCCAGGCGCGCGCGCGCCGAATCGCGGCGCAGCACGAATGGGCCGGCCACGGAGAGAAGCAGAAACGGGGTGTGCGTCTCGAGCAGCCAGCGCGGATAGCGAAGCAGGTTCGGATAGACGTGCGCGCGCGAAAACAGCGCGTCTGTACTGCCGTATCCCGTCGCGAGCGGTGCGCCATAGCGTACGGCGTTGAGCGCCAGCAGCAGCAACACGCCCGGCAGCAGGCCTGCCAGCAGCCGCCAGCTCCTGCGAGTCACTGCGGCGAACGATGCCCCGCCAATCCCTTCGGTCAGCGCCAGCAGCGGGACCAGCAGCAGCAGATTGGGCCGGACGAGCACCGCGACCGACGCCCACCCGCCCGCCGCGAGGGGCGACGCCGAGACGAGCGCGGCCATCCACGCCGCCGCGGCCGGCACGTCGCTCATCGGCTGCACAGCCTGGTACAGAAAGATCGGACTCGCGGCGACCAGCACCGCCGCCCACGCGCCCGTGCTGTCGCCGTCCAGGCGGCGGCCGTAGAGGAACGTCAGCCACACGGTGAGCGCGGCCGTCACCGGCACGACCAGGAACACGGCAGATGGATGCACCAGAGACGCCGCCGCCATCGCCAGCGACAACCCCGGCGGGCAGATCGGCACCGCCTCGCCGTACTCGCGCGCCGGCAGGAACCCGGTTGGGGCGAACACCGCGTTGGGCTCGTCGGGCAGCACCCGCGCGACGGGATTCGCCAACTCGGCATGCCCGTGCGCGAACGCCTCCGCCTGCAGCACGTAGCACGACGAGTCCGAGCCGCCGGCCGCGCGCGTGTTCCAGGCGAGCGCACATACAAGCACGGCGCCAGCCGTCGCCGCCGCAGCCGAGGCCGCGGCGCGGCGCGAGTGCGCAAGCATGGTCACCAGAGACAACAAGCCGGCACCGGCCGTCGCCCACGACGCGACCAGCAGAGCGATCGCGACAACGAGCGGACGGATCGGACTTCGCAGCACGAGCGGACCGATCGCCGTCCCGCCGGTGAGACCAATCAGCGCAGCCGCGACCGCCGCCACGATGGCGGCGCACAGCAGCACGGTCGCGGCATTCCGCCGCCCCGACGTCGAGGCTTGCATCGTCATCGTCTTCGCCACCACGGGCGATGTAGCACCAATTCGGATGAGGGGTCAACGCCCAAACGCAGTATAGTGACGGCGTTCCGGCGCATGCGTCTATCGGTCATCATCCCCGTCTACAACGAGGAGCAGACGATTCGCGAGGTGCTCGAACGCGTCGCCGCGGTCGACCTCGGGACCATCGACAAGGAAATCGTCATCGCCAACGACGGATCGACTGACGGCACGCGCGGCGTCATCGACGAGCGCCAGCTGCCGCCGGACCTGCCGGTCCACGTCTACCACAGCCCGATCAACCTCGGAAAAGGCGCGGCGGTCCGCATGGGCCTGGCGTTCGCCACCGGCGACATCCTGCTCGTGCAGGACGCTGATCTCGAGCTCGATCCCTCCGAGTACACGCAGCTCATCGCGCCGATCCTGGCGGGCGACGCCGACGTCGTCTACGGCTCGCGTTTTCTCCGGCCGACCTCGAAGGTGGCGTTCAGATCGCGTGCGGCCAACCGGTTCCTGACGCTGCTCACCAACGTACTCTTCGGCGGCGGGCTGACCGACATGGAGACGGCCTACAAGGTGATGCGCCGAGGCGCGCTGCAGGGCGTCCGCCTGCGGACCGTCGGCTTCGACATCGAACCGGAGTTGACGGCGCGGCTGCTCCGTGCCGGCAGGCGGATTGTCGAAGTGCCGATCTCCTACAACCCCCGCAGCGCGGACGAAGGCAAGAAAATGCGCTTGATCGACGGCGTCGACGCGATCTACACGCTGTTGAAATGCCGCTTCACGTCGTAGCCGCGGCGCGCGCCTCAGCCGCGTCTGAGGCGGACGATGTGCTGATCCTTCCGGCCCTTGCGCAGCACGAAGATCTCGCCGCCGATCGCGTCGGCGCCGGTGAAACGCGCCTTCTCGTCCGCGACGCGCGCGTTGTTCACGTAGACGCCGCCCCCTTTGACGAGCCGCATCGCTTCGCTGCGCGACGGCGCCAGCCCGGTCGTCGTCAGGAGCTCGACGGCCGTACTGCCCTCGGCCGGGAGATCGATCTCGGTCGACGGCGCGTCTTCGAAGACCGTCATGATGTCATCGGCCGCGACCCCGTCGAAGCTGCCGCCGAACAGGACCAGCGCGGCGCGTTCGGCGCGATCGACCTGGTCGTCGCCGTGGACGAGCGCGGTCACGGCGCGCGCCAGCGCCCGCTGCGCGACGCGCTGCTCGGGATGCGCCGCCGCCTCGGCGGCGAGCAGCTCGATTTCTTCCCGCGTCATGAAGGTGAAGAACTTCAGGTAGCGGACGACGTCGCGATCGTCGGTGTTGAGCCAGAACTGATGGAACTTGAACGGCGAGGTGCGCGCCGCATCGAGCCACACCGTGCCGGCTTCGGTCTTGCCGAACTTGGTGCCGGCCGACGTCGTCAGCAGCGGCCACACCAGGCCGTGGACGCGCGCCGCGCGGAGCTTGCGGACGAGATCGATGCCGGCGGTGATGTTGCCCCACTGATCGCTGCCGCCCATCTGCAGCGTGCAGCCGTGGCGATCGAACAGCTCGAGGTAGTCGCGCGCCTGCAGCAGCGGATAGCTGAACTCGGTGAACGAGATCCCCTCGTCGCTGCCGAGCCGCCGGCTGACCGCTTCCTTCTGCAGCAGGTAGTTGACCGTGAAGTACTTGCCGGTGTCGCGCAGGAACCCGAGCAGATCGAATGATGCCAGCCAGTCGGCGTTGTTGACGATGCGGGCCGGGTTCGTGCGGCTGTCGAAATCGAGCAGGCGGGCCAGCTGCGGGCGGATGCCGGCGACGTTCCGCTCGATGTCGTCGCGGGACAGCAACGGCCGCTCCTGCGTCGGTTTTGGATCGCCGATCATGCCGGTGCCGCCGCCGACGATGGCGATCGGCAGGTGGCCGAAGCGCTGCAGCCGCGCCAGGCCGATCATCGTGAGGAGCGATCCGACGTGAAGGCTGTCGGCGGTCGGATCGAAACCGATGTAGCCGGTCACCGGACCCGCCGCGAACGCCTCGCGAAGTCCGTCGGTCGCGTCGGACACCAGGCCGCGCCACGCCAACTCGTCGTACAAACCCGCGCCGGACATGGTTCGTACTATACCGGAGTGATATAAATCGTCGATGATCCGACGCCGCTGGCCGGCCCTCGCGCTCGGTGCGCTGGCGCTCGCCGCCGCGACATTCGTGCGCGCCCACGCCGCGCCGGCGCCGGCGTCGTATTTCGCGCAGGACCAGCAGGTCTACCTGGCGATCGCGCGCGCGCCGTTCTCCGACGATCCGCAAGTCCACCATGCGCCAGGGTCCTGGCGGCTGCTGCCGCCGCTCCTGGCGCGCTGCCTCGGCGCGCCTCTGGGCGGGCCGGCGCGTGGATTCCTCGTCCTCACGTTCGCGATGCTGGCGCTGCTGCCGCTGGCGGCCTGGCGCTGGCTCGACGCACTCGGCGCATCGCGCACCTCGGCGCTGGCCGGCGCGGTGGTGATGGCGGTGTCACCGCCGGTCGTCGGACTGATGGCATGGGACGTCGTCCGCGTCGATCCGGTCGGACTGCTGCTCCTCTTCCTTGCCGTCACGGCGACGGTGCGTGGCCGGAGCGTATCGCTCGTGGCGGCGATCGCGGCGCTGGCGTTCACCAAGGAAACGGCGCTGATCGGCGCATGCTTCGCGGCGTCGTGGGCGGTGCTCGTCGATCGCCGACTGCTGCCGCCGGCGGCGGCGGCGATCGGCGCCGCCGTCGGGATCCGCACTCTCCTGGAGTGGTGGATCGTCGCCTCGCCGGTGTATCCATTCGACAACCTCAAGGACTTCCACGTTGTCCTCGACTCGATGTCGGCGAGGTATGCGTCGCGACGGCTACTGCTGACGACGGCTGGGACCTGGAACCTGCTGCTGCCGCTGATGGCGGTCGGCATGGCGTCGCGGCGCTGGGGCGGGCGCGAGCTGGCGCTGAGCGGCGCCCTGGCCGTGACGATGATCCAGCTCCTCTTCGCCACCGACAACGAGCGCGTCGTCGCCGCCGGCTATCCATTCGTGCTGGCGTGGAGCGTGTTCGCGCTCGACGCGATCAACGAGCGCGAACGGCGCTGGGCAGGCGCAGCGATCGGCCTGGCGCAGCTGCCGTGGCTGCTCGAGATGGGACGGGTGTGGCCGGCGCCGCTGCCGGAGGGTCACCTGCCGCAGATGCCGCCCATCCGGTTCGTGGAGATCGCGATCGTCGCCGCGGCCGTGATTGCCGCCGGAGTCGCCCTGTCGCGGCGGTTGGCCGTGCGAACGGCAGCGGCATGAACGTCACGGAAGGACGGCGGCGGCTGCTCAAGGCGCTCGTCGGCATTGGCGCCGGCACCGTCACGGGCGCCACCGCGCACGGTTTTCTGTACGAGCGTCACGACATCGAGGTCACGCGATCGGCCTTTCCCGTATCGGGACTGCCGGAGGCGCTGCGCGGGCTTCGGCTCGGCATCCTCACCGACGTGCACCGCAGCCAGACGGTGTCGCACGAGCTCGTGGCGTCGGCTGTCCGCGCGCTGATGGCCGAGCAGCCAGACCTGATCGTGCTCGGCGGCGACTACGTGTCGTGGCGCGACGTCCGCTACATGCATGACGCCGCCGAGGCGCTGGCGCCGCTCAGCGCGCCGCACGGCGTGATCGCCATCCTCGGCAACCACGACGACGATCACGAGATGCCGGCGGCGCTGGCGGCGCGCGGGTTCACCGTGCTGAAAGACGCCCGCACGCGCCTGACGATCCGCGGCGAGATCATGGACTTCGCGGGAATCCGGTTCTGGACCTACAAGGTGGGAGAGATCGCGCACGTGCTGCGCGGCAGCGTGCCGCATGCGATTCTGCTCGCGCACACGCCGAAACGACTGACCGAGGCGCAGCAGCTGGCGATCCCGGCGCTCGTCTGCGGCCACACGCACGGTGGCCAGATCGTGCTGCCGGGGCTCGGGGCGGTCGCGGCGCGGGAATTCCCGGTGGTGGCCGGGCTGGCACGGCGCGAGGGCACGTCGATCTTCGTCAGCCGCGGCGTGGGCACGATCTACGTGCCCGTCCGCATCAACTGCCCGCCGGAAGTTGCCGTACTGACGCTCGAGCCCGCCGACGCATGACGCCGCAGCCGGCATTCAAGCACAGGCTGCGCAGGCTGCGTGCCGCCCTGGCGGCGGCGATCGCGGCCACGATCGCGACGTTCCCGTCGCTCGAAGCGATCGCGATCAGGCTGGGGCGCGCCGCCGCCAGACGATCGCACCGCCTCGCCGGCCTCTACTGGTTCGTCCAGGAGGATCTCCTGGCGCGCCTGCGCCTCGGCGGCGAACGCTTTCGGCCGGTACACGTGCACGGCTGCCGGCTGCAACTCGACATCACCGACGCGACCGGACGGATGCCGTACTTCTACGCGACGCCGTACGAGGCAGCGGTGACCGACGCAATCGTCACGGCGCTGCAGCCGGGAGACGTCTTCCTCGACGTCGGCGCCAACATCGGCTACTTCACCGTCCTCGCCGCGCAGGTGGTCGGAGCCGGTGGCCTGGTCATCGCCTTCGAGCCGCACGGCGGCGCGCGGGCGATGCTCGAGACGATCGTGCTGCGCAACGGGATGACGTCCCGCGTCGAGATCGTGCCGCTGGCGCTCGCCGACGCCGCCGGCGAGGCGGTGCTGTTCGAGGACGAAGGGATCTCGATGCATTCCACGATCGAGCCGGCGCTCTCGCCGATGCGGCACGTCGCCGCGCTGCGTCCGGGTTTCAGCGTCGGCCTGACGACACTCGATGACTGGATGGCGTCGCGCCCGGGCCTGGCGCAGCGCGTGCGCTGTGTGAAGATCGACGTGGAAGGGGCCGAAGCGCGCGTCCTGGCGGGGATGCCGCGGCTGCTGGCCGAGCCGCGGCTGACGATCGTATGCGAGACGACGACCGGCGGCGCCGCGGACCGGAGTCTGGGGACCGCGGGCTTCCATCGAGAGCGCCTCGAAGCCGGCGCCGAATCCTACGGCAACTTCCTGTACGTGCGTCCCTGAATCACCCAGCCGCCGTCGAGCACCGAGGCGACCGCCTCGGGATAGAGACGGTGTTCGACCTCGAGAATGCGCTCTGCCAGCACGTCGGCGGTGTCACTGTCGTCAACCGGCACCGCGCCCTGCGCGACGATCGGTCCGCCGTCGAGCGCGCCGGTCACGAAGTGCACGGTCGCGCCGGCGACCTTGACGCCGTGCTCGAGCGCCTGGCGCTGCGCGTCCACGCCGGGGAACGCCGGCAGCAGCGACGGATGGATGTTGAGCGTCTGCTCGCCGAACGCACCGAGATAGGTCGGCCCCAGCAGCCGCATGAACCCGGCGAGGCAGACGAGGCCGACGTCGTGGCGCCGCAGCTCGGCGACCAGCGCGGTCTCGAAAGCGTCTCGCGACGAATGGTCCCGATGCGACAGCGTCACGCCGGGTATGCCCGCCTGTCGCGCGCGGTCGAGCCCGTGGGCGCCGGTGATGTTCGAGATGACCACGGCGATCGTCGCGTCGAGCCGCTTGGCCGCCACGGCGTCGATCAATGCCTGCAGGTTGCTGCCGCGTCCGGAGATCAGGACGGCGATCCGTCGGTTCGACATGGGCGGCAAGATCTTATCCTGACCGGCCGCCGGAGACATGCCGAGCATGGCCCGGCTAGTCGCGGCAGGCGGCCGCACGCCGGTTACGGACCAGCAGGAACGTTCCCCTCCCATACAGCGGCTCCATATCGGGACGGATCTCGCGCGGAATGGCGATCACGTCCTCGACGATCGCGTAAGGCAGCCCGCGGCCCTCGATCCATTTCGCCGCCACGTCTGGGAAGTCGAACGTCTCCTCCGTCATGCGATCCGACTGGCGCGGGTTGCCGAGTACGTCGAGATGCAGCCAGTAGCCGGTCAGCCAGTAGCGCGAGAAGTAGTCGACGCATCCTGGCGGAACGTGATCGCGTGCCCACAGTCCGACGTCGCGCGCCGGCAGCGACAGCGAGCCGTGAATGCGATGGGCCGGCACGCGGCCGCGGACGAGCAGGACCGCGACGGCGAGGGGCAGCACGGCCAATCCCCTGACGCGCGGCATCCGCGCCTGCGCGAGCGCGGTGACCCGCGCCAGCGCGAGCGCGCCGAGCGCCGCCGCCGGCAGCACCGCGAGATACAGCATCTTGAACGCCATGTAGACGCCTCGAAAGCGGGTCAGCGCCGCCAGCGCCGCCGCCGTGACGAGCGTCGACGCCAGGAACACGACGACGACGCGACCGGTGGACTCGCGCACGGCGTAGAACACGCCCGCCGCCGTCAGGATCACGAACCCGACACCGAACACCGCCATCGACGGCGCCGTGACCGCCCCGCTGCTCGCGACGATCGAAACGGCGCCGCGATGTGCGAGCTGGTGCGCGCCGGCAAGGCCGATCGCCGGCCCCAGCATCCACGCCGCAAGCCCGATCCGCCGCCGCCAGGTGACGGGCGCCGCCCACACCGCGGATGCCGCGGTCATCGCGCAGGGCGCCAGCCACACCGGCCAGGCGAGCACGATGCCGACCGCGCAGGCCGACACGGCCAGCGCGTCACTCGTCTCGCGCCGGGTCGTCCAGCTCACGAGAGCCACGAGGAATCCCATCGCGAACGCTTCCGAAATCAGCTGCGCGTAGAAAAAGAACTGGAGGAGCGAACCGAGGAAGTACGCGGCAGGTACGAACACCAGAACCGGCGCGGCGATCGCAGCCAGCGACGCGTACGGCGTGCCGGCGGCGAGGCGCCGCGCGAGCCCGTACAACAACCCGGCCTTGACGGCGACAAACAGCGCCGCGAGCGGATAGATCACCCGCAGTGGATCGAGGCGCAACCAGGCAGCGACGGCGGCCGCGAGCAGATGCGAGCCGGGCGTGTAGTCCATCATCTCGAGCAGATAGGGCGAAAGGGCCGGATCGTGAGGAACGCGGCCGAGCCGTGCGATCGCGTGGATCAGCTGCAGGTGGTGCACGACGTCCGGTCCGTTGGTCACGGGCAGAAACGCCGGCGAGGCGATCCACATCGCATACGTGAAGGTCGCCGCCGTCACGAGAACGGCTGGCAGGTCGACGCGCGGCCGCCGCATGACCCCGCCCCGACCGCGATGAGCACACCGCACGCGAGCAGCGCCGCCGGAGAAAACGGCGCACCGGCGAGATCGGACACGTAGCCGGCCGCCATCACCGCGGCGGCCGCCGTCAGGAAGAGGAGATCAGTTGTAGACGACCTGTCCACGGCCCGCCGCGATCTCGCCGATACGGACGGCGTCTGCCTCCCCTGCCGCGGCGAGCGCGCCGAGCACGGCATCGGCTTCTTCCGGGGCGACGACGAGGATCATGCCGATCCCCATGTTGAAGGTCCGCAGCATGTCGTCGTGCGGCACGCCGCCGGCGCGCTGCAGCCACCCGAAGATGGGCGGTACCGTCCATGCGGACACGCGCACCCGCGCGTCGGTGCCCTCCGGCAGCACGCGCGGCAGGTTGTCGGTGATGCCGCCGCCGGTGATGTGGGCCATTCCCTTGATGGCGTCCCCCGCCTCGAGGATCGGCGTAATCACGCGCAGATACGAACGGTGCGGCACGAGCAGCGCCTCTCCGATCGACGTTCCCAGCTCGGGCACCCTGTCGTGCACGTGCAGCTTCAGCTGGTCGAAGACGATCGAGCGCGCCAGCGAATAGCCGTTGGTGTGCAGGCCGGACGAGGGAAGGCCGATCAGCGCGTCGCCGGCCGCGATGCGCCGGCCGTCGACGATCTTCGCTCGCTCGGCTGCCCCGACGATGAAGCCGGCCACGTCGTACTCGCCGTCGGCGTAGAACCCGGGCATCTCGGCCGTCTCGCCGCCGAGCAGCGCGCAGCCGTTGTCACGGCAGGCGCGCGCCAGCCCCTCGACGATCCGCACCGCGACGTCGGGATCGAGCCGGCCGGTCGCGAGATAGTCGAAGAAGAACAGCGGCGCGGCCCCCTGCACGAGGATGTCGTTGACGCAGTGATTGACGAGATCGACGCCGATGGTGTCGTGGACGCCGGTGAGAAACGCCAGCCGCAGCTTGGTGCCGACGCCGTCGGCGCTCGACACCAGCACCGGATCGCGCAGGCCGCGGGCGCCGAGGTGGAAGAGGCCGCCGAACGAGCCGAGATCGGACAGCA includes:
- a CDS encoding glycosyltransferase family 2 protein — its product is MRLSVIIPVYNEEQTIREVLERVAAVDLGTIDKEIVIANDGSTDGTRGVIDERQLPPDLPVHVYHSPINLGKGAAVRMGLAFATGDILLVQDADLELDPSEYTQLIAPILAGDADVVYGSRFLRPTSKVAFRSRAANRFLTLLTNVLFGGGLTDMETAYKVMRRGALQGVRLRTVGFDIEPELTARLLRAGRRIVEVPISYNPRSADEGKKMRLIDGVDAIYTLLKCRFTS
- the purM gene encoding phosphoribosylformylglycinamidine cyclo-ligase, which gives rise to MDYKRAGVDIDAGNEVVRRIRTLAKSTATPGVLSDLGSFGGLFHLGARGLRDPVLVSSADGVGTKLRLAFLTGVHDTIGVDLVNHCVNDILVQGAAPLFFFDYLATGRLDPDVAVRIVEGLARACRDNGCALLGGETAEMPGFYADGEYDVAGFIVGAAERAKIVDGRRIAAGDALIGLPSSGLHTNGYSLARSIVFDQLKLHVHDRVPELGTSIGEALLVPHRSYLRVITPILEAGDAIKGMAHITGGGITDNLPRVLPEGTDARVRVSAWTVPPIFGWLQRAGGVPHDDMLRTFNMGIGMILVVAPEEADAVLGALAAAGEADAVRIGEIAAGRGQVVYN
- a CDS encoding metallophosphoesterase; the encoded protein is MNVTEGRRRLLKALVGIGAGTVTGATAHGFLYERHDIEVTRSAFPVSGLPEALRGLRLGILTDVHRSQTVSHELVASAVRALMAEQPDLIVLGGDYVSWRDVRYMHDAAEALAPLSAPHGVIAILGNHDDDHEMPAALAARGFTVLKDARTRLTIRGEIMDFAGIRFWTYKVGEIAHVLRGSVPHAILLAHTPKRLTEAQQLAIPALVCGHTHGGQIVLPGLGAVAAREFPVVAGLARREGTSIFVSRGVGTIYVPVRINCPPEVAVLTLEPADA
- the tyrS gene encoding tyrosine--tRNA ligase, with the translated sequence MSGAGLYDELAWRGLVSDATDGLREAFAAGPVTGYIGFDPTADSLHVGSLLTMIGLARLQRFGHLPIAIVGGGTGMIGDPKPTQERPLLSRDDIERNVAGIRPQLARLLDFDSRTNPARIVNNADWLASFDLLGFLRDTGKYFTVNYLLQKEAVSRRLGSDEGISFTEFSYPLLQARDYLELFDRHGCTLQMGGSDQWGNITAGIDLVRKLRAARVHGLVWPLLTTSAGTKFGKTEAGTVWLDAARTSPFKFHQFWLNTDDRDVVRYLKFFTFMTREEIELLAAEAAAHPEQRVAQRALARAVTALVHGDDQVDRAERAALVLFGGSFDGVAADDIMTVFEDAPSTEIDLPAEGSTAVELLTTTGLAPSRSEAMRLVKGGGVYVNNARVADEKARFTGADAIGGEIFVLRKGRKDQHIVRLRRG
- a CDS encoding FkbM family methyltransferase codes for the protein MTPQPAFKHRLRRLRAALAAAIAATIATFPSLEAIAIRLGRAAARRSHRLAGLYWFVQEDLLARLRLGGERFRPVHVHGCRLQLDITDATGRMPYFYATPYEAAVTDAIVTALQPGDVFLDVGANIGYFTVLAAQVVGAGGLVIAFEPHGGARAMLETIVLRNGMTSRVEIVPLALADAAGEAVLFEDEGISMHSTIEPALSPMRHVAALRPGFSVGLTTLDDWMASRPGLAQRVRCVKIDVEGAEARVLAGMPRLLAEPRLTIVCETTTGGAADRSLGTAGFHRERLEAGAESYGNFLYVRP
- the purN gene encoding phosphoribosylglycinamide formyltransferase; the protein is MSNRRIAVLISGRGSNLQALIDAVAAKRLDATIAVVISNITGAHGLDRARQAGIPGVTLSHRDHSSRDAFETALVAELRRHDVGLVCLAGFMRLLGPTYLGAFGEQTLNIHPSLLPAFPGVDAQRQALEHGVKVAGATVHFVTGALDGGPIVAQGAVPVDDSDTADVLAERILEVEHRLYPEAVASVLDGGWVIQGRTYRKLP